Below is a window of Stygiolobus azoricus DNA.
ATCTACCTCGTCCTTCTGGATCTGTGGAATAAATTCTTCATCTACACAACCTAAGTAGGCTCTCACTTTCATATCAGGAGCGTTATTAGGGAAATATATTCCTATGTCTTTAACTAATCTAGGCTTAATTCCCACTTCTTCGATACATTCTCTTAATGCAGTTTCATCACATGTTTCACTACCCTCCCTTCTCCCACCAGGGAATGCGATGTGACCGCTCCAAGGATCATTAGGCCTCTCTTTTCTCTTAATTACTAAAATCCTACCGTTGCGTGAAACAACGACGATTACAGCCGCTCTACACTCCATATTTAAGAGTTAGATACTCTGAAGTATATTCTCTTTTCCCATCTCGGATCTTTGAACGGATAGTCTTCTCTATAATGATTACCCCTACTTTCTGTCCTAATATCTGCGGCTAACGCCGTTAGATACGAGATCAAAATCTCTGGTCTACTTTTTGAGGGGTAGTATACTGAAGTAAGTTTTGACAATTTTTCGTGATTCCTAATTATCCCCAAGTTTTCCCAGTTTAACTTTCTTATTTCGTTTAATGTTAAGGTGTTATCTATTCCTTCATCTTCAACAAGTTTTAGAGTTTTCATTATTCCGTCTCCAGTTGTTATTCCCTCCCATTGAAGGTCAACATATTGTGGTAAATTAATTCCGAAGACTAGTCCTTCAAGGAGGGAGTTACTGGCCAGCCTATTAGCGCCGTGAAGACCGCTATCACTTACCTCGCCTATTGCGTAAAGGTTCTTCACACTGCTCTCTCCCCTAATATTCACTCTTATTCCTCCATCTACAAAATGAGCAGCGGGAGAAATAGGAATAAGATCTTTCTTAGGATCTCTTCCGTGTCTGGCTAGATAAGATGCTACTACTGGAAATTTTCTCTGAAAATCTTCTATACCCCTTAAATCCATGAAAACCTGGTGGCCCTTCAACATCTCGATATATATTGCCCTTGATAATATGTCTCTAGGAGCCAGTTCCCCTTTGGGATGGTAATTAAAAAGAAATCTCTCGCCCTTCTCGTTTACAACTTTAGCTCCTTCCCCTCTTAGCGTTTCGGTCATAAGGAAGGTCTCTCCGTCCAATTTTGTTACAGTAGGATGAAATTGAACAAACTCCATATCGCCCACTACAGCTCCTGCTTTAAAAGCCATAGCGATTCCTTCTCCGATATTTGTAGGTTGCGTAGATGTGAACTCAAATAAGTACGAATAACCACCAGTAGCCAAAACGACTTTATCTGCATCCTCTATAATTCCTCTCGTTTTTGTGACAAAACCTCTGACCTCTCCTTCTTTAACTATCAAATCTGTTACCATGTCTTCTACAACTGGAATCCCAAGAGAACGAGCTTTAGTTAGCAAAAACCTGAATATCTCCCCTCCAGTCTCATCAGTCTTATACATTACTCTACGCCTTGAATGACCTCCCTCTAGCCTCAGCCCTTTATCGAACTCAAATCCCCAAGACTGAAGAGTTTCGACAGCGTGTTTCCCTTCTTGTGTAACATATCTAACTGTTCTAATATCACAAAGTCCATCTCCCACTTTGATCGTATCTTCCGCATGCAATTCCGGGCTATCATCAACAGATACTGCTACAGCAACACCGCCTTTGGCTATTGGTGTTGACCCTCCGTCTACTTTCTTAGTAATTACCGTAACCTTATAACCCGCCATCTTCAACGATACAGCTGCGGAGAGACCTGCAATTCCGGAGCCTATAATATAGATCATTTAATATCGAACTTATGTTCTGATTATAAAAGCTTTAATCCTAAGGAGATAAATATTTGACTCGCAGTGAAAATAGCTGTAATTTACTTTGGAGGACAGTATAATCACCTTATAGTAAAAGACCTTAAATACCTCGGAGTTGAGGCAGTAGCCGTCACTCCTGACAAACCAGTGGAGTTCTTAAATAATTTCGATTGTATCATTTTCGGTGGAGGTCCTTATTCCGTAGTCACGGAATTAGATAAAATGGGTAACGCTAAAGAGTATGTACTAAAAACCACTTTACCTAAAATGGGTATATGCTTAGGACACCAGTTAATAGCAAAAGTTCTAGGAGGAGAAGTAAGCAAAGCTAAAAACCCAGAGTACGGCTTAGTTAACGTTATAATTGACGATGAAGATACGTTACTAAGAGGTTTAAAACCGTCTGTAAAGGCTTGGGAAAGTCATACAGACGAAGTTATATTACCGCCTAATGGGTTCAGAGTGATAGCACATAGTGAGAACGCTAAAGTACAAGCTATGGTGAATAACGATAATACAATTTTCGGGGTTCAGTTCCATCCTGAGGTTAAGCATACTGAAAAAGGGATTGAAGTATTTAAAAACTTCATCCAGGCATGTAAGAAATGATATTAGAAAAACTTATATCTAGAAGATTGTTAGAATTCCTAGAAGAAGATGTATTACCTGAGGACGTTACAAGTAAGGCCGTAAAAGGGGTTAAGTGTAGAGCTTATGTAGTAGCTAAAGAAGAAGGTTTGTTAGCAGGAAATAAGTTTCTTGTGCCGTTTTTAGAAGAAATACGATTAAAGGTTATAGAAGCTAAGCCAGACGGGTATTACTTCAAAAGAGGAGATAAATTACTTATTTTCGAAGGGGACGGAGAAGACATTCTAATGGTCGAGAGAACATTACTTAACTTACTTAGCAGACTTTCTGGGATAGCTACTACGACATCCTTAATGGTGAGGCTTGCAAGAACCGTTAACCCTAATGTTGTTATTGCCGGAACTAGGAAAACCACTCCCGGTTTAAGATTATTCGAAAAGTATGCTATAGAAGTTGGCGGCGGAGACCCTCATAGATACAATCTGTCCGACATGGTTTTGATAAAAGATAACCACATAGCATTACTAGGTGGAATAAGAAATGTTATAGAGAACGTTAGAAAATATGTAAGTTTCTCAAAGAAGATAGAGGTAGAAGTGACTAGTTTAAAAGAAGCTATAGAGGCATACGAAGCTAAAGCCGATATTATTCTCTTAGATAATATGACCCCAGATGAAGTAAGAGAGGTCGTTTCCCATCTAAAAGGAAAGTTATTAATAGAAGCCTCGGGAAGGATAACCCCTGACAATGTGGTGGAATACGCAAAAACTGGGGTAGATATAATCTCTAGTGGTTATATAACTCACAGTGTAAAGGCCATTGATCTTTCACTAGACGTAGAAAAACTAGACTAAATCTTGTATATCTTTTACCCCAGATTGTATATAACTCTGATCCAAATGGTTTATTAAGTATTGTGGATTCTCGTTTTGTATCAAAGACGGGTTTATTAAATAGCCTATTAGTATATACGTACCTTTATTCCCTGAAACTATAATAGTCGTAGGTATATGTGGAGGATTACCCATATACGCAGCAGATTGGAAGAATCCACCTTGTGCCCACTTGTCTACTACATATTCTTTAACTATTTGATAATATTGAGGTAAATATTGTTGTATCTGAGATAATCCGTATTTGACGTAGTTACTTACTTGCAAACCAGTTGCTGTAGCGTTAAGGTAACGGTTATAGAGATAAAGGAACTTAAAGTGAATTGATGAATTTGGCTGAAAACTTAGAAAGATAAGAGAGGGAGTATTAGGGTATACGTCGTTAGGGTCTGAATAAGAGAAATTGTAAAGGACTTTACCGTAATGGGAAATAAATGCATATAATACCCAACTATCTGCCGCTCCATAGGGGCAGCCGTACCACGAAATAAAGACAATACATGCTAAGGCATTGTTAGCTAAATCTGAATCACTAACTTTGATAAATGTGTCTAAAGGTATTTCAAATGGGTAAAGTAAGTAGGGAAGCAATAAAATTATTACAAAAATTAAAACTATTGAAAGTGTAATAAACCTTCTATTCACTTTTACCACATCTAATACCTTGTTTATAAAAATTTACTTCTTCTTGATACATAACCTTTTACTCAGTCCCTCACATTCGTGATTAATATGTGTATAGAGGAATTTGAAAATGATTAACTTTTAACAAAAAGCTTGATAGTTCCTTATTTCTGCTCAATCTTGCTTAATCTTTCACTGCCATTGCATCTCTGAGTTATTCTTAGCCTCAGGAGGTGGGAGTTCTATCTTTGCCACATACTCGTGAAGGAGTTATACTCTCTTTATAGACTCGTTAAATAACTCGGGATCAAAGTTAACTTCAAACTCCTCCATTTCAAAATTACTTCTATCTATATAGAGAAGAATACCTTTAGCCCCAGGGTACGCTTTCAAATATAAGTTTAATTGAGCTTTGTGCTCTAATTTCGGAATAAAATTCTAATGCCAGCTAATTAATATATTCTAAAAAATTAGATATAGAAAAAACAAATTATTCAAGTGAACTTAGTTAACCTAAAAGCTAGGTCTTTTTTGAATTAGTGTATTTTATTTGGAATAATATACAATTATAAACTATTTTCATATCTACTTAAAACCTTTTATTTCCACCATTATTACATCAAACAATGCTTGGTAAAATCGGAAAGAAAATTTTTGACGAGGTAATTTATCCACATCTTGGTGAAAGGCACAAAGAAGTAATAATACCACCCATGAATGGTGTTGATACTGGAGCAATTGAACTTGAAGGTAATAAAGTCATGGTGGTAAAGACTGATCCAGTTTTTATCGTGCCACAATTTGGTTTCAGAAAGGCTGCATGGTTTGCCGTTCATATTCTAGCGAGTGATGTTATGACTTCTGGTATTCCTCCTAAATATGCTATGATTGACCTTAACTTACCTCCTTCTATGACAGATGACGAACTGAAGGATATGTGGATCGGAATTCATGAGGCGTTAAAAGAGATAGGTGTTATGGTTGTAGCCGGGCATACGGGAAGATATGAAGGAGTGTCTTTCCCTATGCTAGGCGGTTTCACTATGATAGGAATTGGAGACAAAGAGAAGCTAGGAATGCCATCAAAAGTGAAAGAAGGCGATTTAATTATAGTGACAAAAGGTCCAGCTATTGAAGCTACCGGTCTCTTAACTAACCTCTACCCAGAGTATTTTAGGCAAAGATTACCTCCAGACATCTTTAAAGAAGCCTTGGACATGTATTGGCAAATGTCTTGTTGGAAGGACGGACTAATTGCAAGTAAAATAGGAATTCACTTAATGCACGACGCAACAGAAGGAGGTCTATGGAACGCCCTCGTTGAAGTATCCGAAGTAACTGGTAAAAAGCTGGAAATATTTGAGGATAAACTGTTCATTAACCGTGCTGTCAAAGCAGTTACGACTTTAGTAGGTATAGACCCATTCATCTCAATTAGCGAGGGTACGATGATAATAATAACTGACAAGGTGGAAATAAGGGATGCCTTAATTAAAGAAGGCATACAAGCTGAAATAGTTGGAAGAGTGGAGAAGGGTGAAGGGGTCTACGTAGGTCAAAAGAGAATAGAGAAACCTTCAGAAGACCCCTTTTGGGAAGCTTTCTTTAGACTTCAAAAACAATCAGCATGACATTAGGGAGCCAACACTTATTAACAGTGTTATACATAGCACCGTAAGGATTACATAAATTCCTGATTTAAGATTAGTACATTATTTATAATTATGATTCCTGTTAGCGTGATGACAACTGGTTTAGGCACTGTGTCCTTTAGTGTTAAAGGGGTATATAATAAAGAAAACCTTAGCAAATTTAGCGAAGTATTGCGACCTGTTGTAACATGGAACTTGACTTATAAGTGCAACTTAAAATGCATTCATTGCTATATCGACGCCTCAAATGATAAACAAGACACTTTAAGTACTGAGGAAGCTTTGAATTTGATAGACCAGTTTGCTGAGCTAAAAATCCCTCTGATAATATTGAGTGGTGGAGAACCGTTAATGCGAAGGGATTTCTTTAAACTAACTTCATACGCTAGAGCGAAGGGATTGAGATTAGCCCTATCAACTAACGGCACGTTAATTACTAAAGATGTTGCCAGAAAGTTAAAAGAACTTAACTTTTCTTATATAGGTATAAGCCTTGACAGCGATAGTGCAGAATTTCATGATAAATTTAGGGGAGTTGACGGAGCCTTTAACATGACAATAAATGGCATTAAAAATTCTGTGGAAGTTGGTCTTAACGTAGGTTTAAGGTTTACAATTTCCTCGTTAAACATAGATAGATTAGATGGTTACATTGAACTTGCACTGAAGCTCGGAGTAAAGAGAATTACATTTTACCACTTATCAGCAAGCGGTCGCGGAAAGGGATTAGTCAATTTAATGTATACACCAGAACAATATGAGAAGTTCATTAACAAACTCATTGAGTACTCGATCAAGCTCAAAGGTGTTATAGAGATAGAAACTACATTAGCACCTTTTGATGGAATTTTCATCGCAAAGAAGTTGGCTAGAAATGAAGAGGAGTTTCAACAATACCTTAAGTTTGTAGAAAATTCAGGTGGATGTGGTAGAAAGATGATATCGATATATCCAAATGGAGACGTTTATCCATGCCAGTTTATTGATTTCGTAAAATTAGGAAACGTTAAGACTCAAAGGCTTAGTGAAATAATCGCTTCTATTCCTGACGTGTTCATTAACACCGAAAAATATCTCAAGGAAGGAAAATGTGCTGAGTGTGAATTTAAGAAATATTGTAAAGGTGGAGATAGGGCAAGAGCCTATTACTGGTATGGAAATATTTTCGGGAGTGACCCATTATGCCCTTTGAAAAGTCTCCACATTTAATTTTCTGGGAAGTAACTAAAGCTTGCCCGCTGGCATGCAAACACTGTAGAGCTAACTCAATTAGTTCCCCTTTACCTGATGAGTTGAGTACAGAAGAAGGAAAGAAACTACTAGAGGAGATCGCTGAGTTTGGTAAAGTAGTTATTGTATTTACGGGAGGTGACCCATTATTACGGAAAGATATATTCGAACTTTTAACCTACGCCAAATCTTTAGGATTAGTTACGTCAATAGCACCTGCCCCCTCCCAGCTCTTAAGCTCTGAGACAATAGAGAAGCTGAGAGGTTTAGTATCATACATGTCCATAAGCCTTGATGGTGCACAACCACGAACTCACGACTGGCTGAGAGGTTTAGGGAGTTATAAATATGCAATCAAGGGAATTGAGACAGCATTGAGATACGGAATTAATATTCAAGTGAATACGCTAGTTTGGAAAAGGAATTACGAGGAATTACCCGAGATTGTTAAGTTATTAAAAGATTTAAAAGTTAAAGTGTGGGAAGTGTTCTTTCTTATTCCGGTAGGTAGAGGGACAGCAGAGCTCGATATTCCACGCGAACGTTATAGAGAAGTAATTGAATTCCTTGTGGAAGTAACCAGATATGACCTTATTGTAAGGACAGTAGAGGCACCATTCTTTAGGAGAGCTAAATTAGAATACTCAGAGGATATTGAAACTACGAATCCTTTGATAATAAAGCTGAGAAAAATGCTTGGTGAACCTATGAAAGGTGTTGACAAAAGTGTGATTCCAACTAGAGACGGAAGCGGGGTGTTATTTATCTCATATAATGGTGACATATACCCTAGCGGATTTTTACCGATAAGGTTAGGTAATGTGAGAACTGATAATATTGTAAAGATTTACAGAGAATCAGAACTATTAAACATGATCAAAACAGGAAAACTTAAGGGAAAATGCGGAACTTGTAACTACAATGAGATATGCGGAGGTAGTAGGGCTAGGGCATATGCAGTATATAACGACCCATTAGCTGAGGATCCTGCATGTTATTACTAAAAATTAATAATCATCGTGTGTATGATGATGGTGCTCGTCGTGTGTAGGCTTATCAGTCTCTGACAACTCTTTCTTCAGCAACTTTTCAAGTGCTTCCTCGACCTTAAGACCTGGAGCTAAATATATCTTTGCCTTTCCTTTTAACAATCTGACACCAGGAGGGCCTATTTCAGAAACAATAACAGCATTGACACCTTTATCTAAAGCCGATTTTAACATATGCAATCCGCGAGCTGCTGTAGCCCTTAATGCTGGATTCTCGTACTTTTCAACTAACGTAAATTTGTCTCCTTCAAGTTGATAGATCATAACCTCTAATCCTTCACCGGGACCATCCACAAATCCATTTGTAACGGGTATTGCTACTTTCATTACTATCAATTTCGATATTCGTGTAAAAACTTAAAAAATTAACTATTAAAGTTAAGAGAAAAATTAAATAAAAACTTTAGAATAATACTGATTGATAGTCTGGTTCTATTTTAACATTTATTACATTTATCTTATTAGGATCAGCGTTAAATAGTGCGTCCTTTAGATCTGTGATCCCAACAACCGTAATTGCTTTAAGCGAACTTTCTAGAATCTCGTCATAGTTTTCATTACGAGGCGTTTTAGAAATTGTAGGTATGTCGGAAGAAGTTACATCGAGAGTCGTTGAACCGTTGTCGTTCATAACTAGTAATATTCCTCTTGCCTTATTCAATCTAGAACTTAATACACCTAGATTTGATATCACACCTTCAATATCGGTCACGGCAATCGTATTAGGATCGTTAGAACGAATTATACCTCCTACTGCTATATTGCGTTCTAATAATGACTCACTCGTTATCCATGTGTAAGGTTTCTCTATAGGTAACCTTACGAAGTCTAGTGTTGGAGCTGATAAGTCCACAAAAACTTTTGAGAACTGATACTGTTGTACAACTCTAACTACGTCATAAGGCCATAAACCGCTATGAGAGTTTAATATATGAATCTTTCTATAGGTTTTAATCTTCTCTTTTGATCCTCTCTTAACTGCCTCTTTAACCTTAGCTTTTATTAGTGTAAGAAGTTCCTTAAGGAATAGTCCCGTATCTGCAACAAGAGGAACATGAGCCATGAAAACTTTACCGATATCTTCACCATCTATATTATTATGTACTAGGTATCCTTTAACCTTCATAGACCAGCCGGCTGTAGCTAATTGTGTGAACCTAGTACCTAGTGCTAATATTACGTCTGCCTCCTCTAATAGCTTAGCTCCTTCATTGGTCGCGAAAAGACCTAATCCTTCCCCTGCATATAAGGGGTGAGAAGCCGGAATAGCCCCCTTAGACCTAAACGTTGTGATAACTGGGATATCTAATAATTCCGCTAACTCTAGGAGTTCTTTTGTAGCTCCTGAAGCAAGCACTCCATAACCAGCTATAATTACTGGAGTCTTAGAGTTTCCTAATAATTCACTTATCTTGGCTACTGTGTTTTTATCCGGAGTTCTCTTTTCGGGCTTCTGCTCAGCTGGCGATAATGGATAGGCCTTAAGCCTGAAGAGATCTTCAGCTATTTCTATGTATACTGGCCTGTTCCTATTACTTAGGGCTTCTTTATACCCCTTTTCTACAGTTACTGTTATTTCTTCAATACTTACAACCCTCTCTCTTAACTTAGTAATGGGCGCTAAGGCTGATGATACATCGTCAGGTGTTCTCAGTTCTCCTATCCTACTCCTACCCGTGTCTCTGTAAGACCTTATGGTAGATATTATAAGTAGGGGCTGAGAGTCCATGAAAGCTTGAGCTACTATATCAGTAGCCTCTAGCACTCTATTCCCCGGAGCAACAAGGGCTGTCCCTACTGTGTTAAACTCTCTAGAATATGAATCAGCCATTAAAATTGCTTCCCTAGCTGAAGAAGTTATATTAGTATTAATTTCGTATTGCTTTAATCTTTCTAATATAAAGTCTGGAACGCTATAAGGAACAAAAACATCCTTAATGCCGAGTTCCTTTATAACGTAAGCTAATGCTTCGTCTCCTTTCATTTCCTTTCCTACGGTCTCTTCTTTCCTTTTTGGTTGGCTCACAATATACTACGGCTTACAAAAGTATAAATTTTTTAAAAGCCGGGGGCGGGACTCGAACCCGCGAAAATAGCGGGTGACGGCTATAAATCTCTGCGGCCCGCCGCCTTAACCGCTCGGCCACCCCGGCATTCAAATTAGGATATGTCATAAAAGTATTTTAAGGTTATTGTGATGATTGATTAACGTGAGATTTTGATAGCGTTTTCGAAAGTCGGAGAAGTTCTTAAAGAAATCAAGGAACTTACTGACTTCGTAATAATCGGGGATACTGTAGTTGATTTAGAATTAGGTAGAAAAGGTACTGAAAGTGACATAGACTTATTTATTCTTTCAGTTAGTGTTTTTATAGACGAGGATAAAATAAGGGAATTCGCATTTGATCATGGTTGGGACTTTGGAAAAACACCTATTGACACTCCCAGATTAATAATAGGTGTTGATGATGAGCAACTCCAGGTAGATATGTATGAAAATGTTCAAGACTTCTTTGTACCACAAGACATTATAGAAAATGCACAAGAAAGAAAAATTGGTAACGAGTATTTCAAAGTGATTAGAATAGAAGACTATATTTTACTTAAGGCAAACGCGTTCAGAGAAGAAGACGAGGATGAACTCAAGACTTTAGTATACTTAATAGGAAGTGGAAAAATAGAAATAGATAAAAATTACTTAAAATCACACATTCAGTCTTTCCAAGAAAATGCAAAAAGTATCGAGGATAGACTTAAAAGTATTGGTATTAAGGTCTAACCTTTCTTGGCTGGTAACTCTTTCTTCTTCGGCCTTAGATTTTTACTATGACATCTCCTGCATTTTGTTGCCCTAATTGAGTTTAGAGCTCCACATTCTCTACACACTTTCTTTAAAAATACTCTTTGTTGTACTATTTGTAGCTTCACGGGATCGGTGAGTGGCATTTTTAACCCCAATTCACATATATCAAACGGTTCAAAAAACTTTGTGTTAGAGGCGGAGTTGAATTAAGATGAAGATACCGTTAGACTATATTTGTGTTAAAAGCGGTCTTTTGTGTAACCGTTGCCAATCTATGATTGATCGTGGAGAGGTAGAAAGTTTTGAAGTAGAAGTAATGAAAATTTTATTAGATTTAGAAGAGACACAATTCAAAGAGCTAAAAGATACTACCTACCATAAGGCGTTTAAGTTAAACAACCTACTTATTCTGATAGTAACTAGCGGACCATCTATGACTTACCAAAAGTGGATAAAAGTTGCTAAGATCCTTCAGGATAAACTTGGCGTAAAAGTGAGAATTTTAGAGAAGAGTAATAATATAAAATCTACAGCAAGCCAACTTTTAACACCTGCGAGAGTTCTAGGAGTTAACACTGTATGGTTACCAGACGGAACCGTACAGTACGTTGTGAGAGTCTCAAAATATGAGAAGAAGTTTTTACCAGCTGACGAAACTTCCCTAGAAGCTGCACTATCAAAGATTCATTCAATACCAGTTAGAATAAGGGTGGAATAAAAATTGCTTAAGAACTATTATAATAACCAAATATTACCAGAGTTAGAGGGTAAGGAAGTTATAGTTGCTGGCTGGGTTCATAACATAAGGGACTTAGGGGGTAAAAAGTTCCTAATACTTAGAGATGCTACCGGAATAGGGCAAGTCGTGGTTGATAAGGACAGTCCGGCGTTTAAAGTAGCTAACGAATTAACTCAGGAAAGCGTAGTGAGGATTAAGGGAAAAGTGAAAGCCGACAAGAGAGCACCTAGAGGTGCTGAAATTCACGCTGAAGATATAGAGATTTTAAGTTTAGCAAAAGTGCCCCTGCCTCTTGACGTAAGCGGAAAGGTAAAGGCTGATATTGACACGAGACTTAGAGAAAGAGTAT
It encodes the following:
- a CDS encoding thiamine pyrophosphate-binding protein, translating into MSQPKRKEETVGKEMKGDEALAYVIKELGIKDVFVPYSVPDFILERLKQYEINTNITSSAREAILMADSYSREFNTVGTALVAPGNRVLEATDIVAQAFMDSQPLLIISTIRSYRDTGRSRIGELRTPDDVSSALAPITKLRERVVSIEEITVTVEKGYKEALSNRNRPVYIEIAEDLFRLKAYPLSPAEQKPEKRTPDKNTVAKISELLGNSKTPVIIAGYGVLASGATKELLELAELLDIPVITTFRSKGAIPASHPLYAGEGLGLFATNEGAKLLEEADVILALGTRFTQLATAGWSMKVKGYLVHNNIDGEDIGKVFMAHVPLVADTGLFLKELLTLIKAKVKEAVKRGSKEKIKTYRKIHILNSHSGLWPYDVVRVVQQYQFSKVFVDLSAPTLDFVRLPIEKPYTWITSESLLERNIAVGGIIRSNDPNTIAVTDIEGVISNLGVLSSRLNKARGILLVMNDNGSTTLDVTSSDIPTISKTPRNENYDEILESSLKAITVVGITDLKDALFNADPNKINVINVKIEPDYQSVLF
- the nadC gene encoding carboxylating nicotinate-nucleotide diphosphorylase, encoding MLEKLISRRLLEFLEEDVLPEDVTSKAVKGVKCRAYVVAKEEGLLAGNKFLVPFLEEIRLKVIEAKPDGYYFKRGDKLLIFEGDGEDILMVERTLLNLLSRLSGIATTTSLMVRLARTVNPNVVIAGTRKTTPGLRLFEKYAIEVGGGDPHRYNLSDMVLIKDNHIALLGGIRNVIENVRKYVSFSKKIEVEVTSLKEAIEAYEAKADIILLDNMTPDEVREVVSHLKGKLLIEASGRITPDNVVEYAKTGVDIISSGYITHSVKAIDLSLDVEKLD
- a CDS encoding DUF929 domain-containing protein, which gives rise to MNRRFITLSIVLIFVIILLLPYLLYPFEIPLDTFIKVSDSDLANNALACIVFISWYGCPYGAADSWVLYAFISHYGKVLYNFSYSDPNDVYPNTPSLIFLSFQPNSSIHFKFLYLYNRYLNATATGLQVSNYVKYGLSQIQQYLPQYYQIVKEYVVDKWAQGGFFQSAAYMGNPPHIPTTIIVSGNKGTYILIGYLINPSLIQNENPQYLINHLDQSYIQSGVKDIQDLV
- a CDS encoding radical SAM/SPASM domain-containing protein, which translates into the protein MIPVSVMTTGLGTVSFSVKGVYNKENLSKFSEVLRPVVTWNLTYKCNLKCIHCYIDASNDKQDTLSTEEALNLIDQFAELKIPLIILSGGEPLMRRDFFKLTSYARAKGLRLALSTNGTLITKDVARKLKELNFSYIGISLDSDSAEFHDKFRGVDGAFNMTINGIKNSVEVGLNVGLRFTISSLNIDRLDGYIELALKLGVKRITFYHLSASGRGKGLVNLMYTPEQYEKFINKLIEYSIKLKGVIEIETTLAPFDGIFIAKKLARNEEEFQQYLKFVENSGGCGRKMISIYPNGDVYPCQFIDFVKLGNVKTQRLSEIIASIPDVFINTEKYLKEGKCAECEFKKYCKGGDRARAYYWYGNIFGSDPLCPLKSLHI
- a CDS encoding L-aspartate oxidase translates to MIYIIGSGIAGLSAAVSLKMAGYKVTVITKKVDGGSTPIAKGGVAVAVSVDDSPELHAEDTIKVGDGLCDIRTVRYVTQEGKHAVETLQSWGFEFDKGLRLEGGHSRRRVMYKTDETGGEIFRFLLTKARSLGIPVVEDMVTDLIVKEGEVRGFVTKTRGIIEDADKVVLATGGYSYLFEFTSTQPTNIGEGIAMAFKAGAVVGDMEFVQFHPTVTKLDGETFLMTETLRGEGAKVVNEKGERFLFNYHPKGELAPRDILSRAIYIEMLKGHQVFMDLRGIEDFQRKFPVVASYLARHGRDPKKDLIPISPAAHFVDGGIRVNIRGESSVKNLYAIGEVSDSGLHGANRLASNSLLEGLVFGINLPQYVDLQWEGITTGDGIMKTLKLVEDEGIDNTLTLNEIRKLNWENLGIIRNHEKLSKLTSVYYPSKSRPEILISYLTALAADIRTESRGNHYREDYPFKDPRWEKRIYFRVSNS
- a CDS encoding GMP synthase subunit A — encoded protein: MKIAVIYFGGQYNHLIVKDLKYLGVEAVAVTPDKPVEFLNNFDCIIFGGGPYSVVTELDKMGNAKEYVLKTTLPKMGICLGHQLIAKVLGGEVSKAKNPEYGLVNVIIDDEDTLLRGLKPSVKAWESHTDEVILPPNGFRVIAHSENAKVQAMVNNDNTIFGVQFHPEVKHTEKGIEVFKNFIQACKK
- a CDS encoding transcription elongation factor NusA; its protein translation is MKIPLDYICVKSGLLCNRCQSMIDRGEVESFEVEVMKILLDLEETQFKELKDTTYHKAFKLNNLLILIVTSGPSMTYQKWIKVAKILQDKLGVKVRILEKSNNIKSTASQLLTPARVLGVNTVWLPDGTVQYVVRVSKYEKKFLPADETSLEAALSKIHSIPVRIRVE
- a CDS encoding NUDIX hydrolase — translated: MECRAAVIVVVSRNGRILVIKRKERPNDPWSGHIAFPGGRREGSETCDETALRECIEEVGIKPRLVKDIGIYFPNNAPDMKVRAYLGCVDEEFIPQIQKDEVDMAIWINPEQLEIRSDEFYFNGFRIWGMTFRILKDVLEKRFYEECLKK
- a CDS encoding NifB/NifX family molybdenum-iron cluster-binding protein, which codes for MKVAIPVTNGFVDGPGEGLEVMIYQLEGDKFTLVEKYENPALRATAARGLHMLKSALDKGVNAVIVSEIGPPGVRLLKGKAKIYLAPGLKVEEALEKLLKKELSETDKPTHDEHHHHTHDDY
- a CDS encoding 50S ribosomal protein L40e; the encoded protein is MPLTDPVKLQIVQQRVFLKKVCRECGALNSIRATKCRRCHSKNLRPKKKELPAKKG
- a CDS encoding nucleotidyltransferase, whose translation is MIAFSKVGEVLKEIKELTDFVIIGDTVVDLELGRKGTESDIDLFILSVSVFIDEDKIREFAFDHGWDFGKTPIDTPRLIIGVDDEQLQVDMYENVQDFFVPQDIIENAQERKIGNEYFKVIRIEDYILLKANAFREEDEDELKTLVYLIGSGKIEIDKNYLKSHIQSFQENAKSIEDRLKSIGIKV
- a CDS encoding AIR synthase family protein — encoded protein: MLGKIGKKIFDEVIYPHLGERHKEVIIPPMNGVDTGAIELEGNKVMVVKTDPVFIVPQFGFRKAAWFAVHILASDVMTSGIPPKYAMIDLNLPPSMTDDELKDMWIGIHEALKEIGVMVVAGHTGRYEGVSFPMLGGFTMIGIGDKEKLGMPSKVKEGDLIIVTKGPAIEATGLLTNLYPEYFRQRLPPDIFKEALDMYWQMSCWKDGLIASKIGIHLMHDATEGGLWNALVEVSEVTGKKLEIFEDKLFINRAVKAVTTLVGIDPFISISEGTMIIITDKVEIRDALIKEGIQAEIVGRVEKGEGVYVGQKRIEKPSEDPFWEAFFRLQKQSA
- a CDS encoding TIGR04053 family radical SAM/SPASM domain-containing protein; translation: MPFEKSPHLIFWEVTKACPLACKHCRANSISSPLPDELSTEEGKKLLEEIAEFGKVVIVFTGGDPLLRKDIFELLTYAKSLGLVTSIAPAPSQLLSSETIEKLRGLVSYMSISLDGAQPRTHDWLRGLGSYKYAIKGIETALRYGINIQVNTLVWKRNYEELPEIVKLLKDLKVKVWEVFFLIPVGRGTAELDIPRERYREVIEFLVEVTRYDLIVRTVEAPFFRRAKLEYSEDIETTNPLIIKLRKMLGEPMKGVDKSVIPTRDGSGVLFISYNGDIYPSGFLPIRLGNVRTDNIVKIYRESELLNMIKTGKLKGKCGTCNYNEICGGSRARAYAVYNDPLAEDPACYY